In a single window of the Leptospira sanjuanensis genome:
- a CDS encoding type II secretion system F family protein — protein sequence MAIYSYVAFNKKGKEEKGIIDAASLQAARSKLKNKGLYVRNISEDSEKKDRELFPFLAKYFYRIPRKEVGLFSRQLATLLGAGIPLDKSLSSIVEQTDNQNFRKVLTGMQANITEGSSLSESMKKHPDVFPSQYPSLVAVGEKTGDYEATLTRLAELEEKSSELKAKVQVAMVYPFIMGSLSIFVTIFLLTVVIPQIQELFMQFDAKLPLITRIVIGVSDILTGYWWLLLTLGFAGVMGFIYWKNTPQGKKNWDEFVLKIPILGSLARKVLVSSFARNIGILLSNRVPLITTLTIVEKIVDHSIFGEEIKNAVERIKEGEKLSASFSGSVILPQMVVGMIAAGEVSDRVPEMMNKLADIYDTEVDTAIKTMTQSMEPLMIVVMGLLIGTIMASIMVPMYNLTQQLQNI from the coding sequence ATGGCGATCTATTCTTACGTTGCATTCAACAAAAAAGGCAAAGAAGAGAAGGGAATCATCGACGCCGCTTCTCTACAAGCCGCAAGATCCAAGTTAAAGAACAAGGGACTCTATGTTCGCAACATTTCGGAAGACTCCGAAAAAAAAGACAGAGAACTCTTTCCTTTTTTAGCGAAATATTTTTATAGAATTCCCCGCAAGGAAGTCGGACTCTTTTCAAGACAGCTTGCGACACTTCTCGGAGCCGGAATTCCCCTGGACAAATCCTTATCCAGCATCGTGGAACAAACGGACAACCAGAACTTTCGCAAGGTCCTTACAGGAATGCAGGCGAACATAACGGAAGGTTCCTCCCTTTCCGAATCGATGAAAAAACATCCGGACGTGTTTCCGAGTCAATATCCTTCTCTCGTTGCGGTCGGTGAAAAAACGGGAGACTATGAAGCGACGTTGACTCGACTTGCGGAACTCGAAGAAAAATCCAGCGAACTCAAAGCGAAAGTGCAAGTCGCGATGGTATATCCGTTCATCATGGGTTCCTTGTCGATCTTCGTTACGATCTTTTTATTAACCGTCGTCATTCCTCAGATCCAAGAATTGTTTATGCAGTTCGACGCGAAACTTCCTCTCATCACGCGAATCGTGATCGGAGTTTCGGATATTCTCACAGGGTACTGGTGGCTTCTTCTTACGCTCGGTTTTGCAGGCGTCATGGGCTTTATCTACTGGAAAAACACTCCGCAAGGCAAAAAGAATTGGGACGAGTTCGTGTTGAAAATTCCGATCCTGGGTTCTCTCGCGCGGAAGGTTCTCGTAAGCAGCTTTGCAAGAAACATCGGAATCCTTTTGAGCAACCGCGTTCCGTTGATTACCACGCTTACGATCGTGGAAAAGATCGTGGACCATTCCATCTTCGGAGAAGAGATTAAAAACGCCGTGGAACGAATCAAGGAAGGGGAAAAACTTTCCGCATCCTTCAGCGGATCGGTGATTCTCCCGCAAATGGTGGTGGGGATGATCGCAGCCGGAGAAGTTTCGGACCGGGTTCCCGAGATGATGAACAAACTCGCTGATATTTACGATACGGAAGTCGACACCGCGATTAAAACGATGACCCAGTCCATGGAACCCCTGATGATCGTGGTAATGGGTCTTTTGATTGGAACGATCATGGCCTCGATCATGGTCCCAATGTACAACTTGACGCAGCAACTTCAGAATATATAG
- the gspG gene encoding type II secretion system major pseudopilin GspG — translation MNLSKLKRKYRKGLTLIELAVVVIILGALIALVYSNFRPGEISDDTAALKLKKDAYELQSHLERYAQRYGTYPSDEQGLEALVEKPTTGEVPEDWKPILTKKAAINDPWGSAYKLKRDANGDVQLVTLGKDKKEGGEGKNADFNILNEDEYPSDFRRK, via the coding sequence TTGAATCTGTCCAAATTAAAAAGAAAATACAGAAAGGGTCTCACACTCATAGAACTCGCTGTCGTCGTGATCATCTTAGGTGCGTTGATCGCCCTCGTTTATTCCAACTTCCGTCCCGGTGAAATCAGCGACGATACGGCCGCTCTGAAACTTAAAAAAGACGCATATGAACTTCAATCGCACCTGGAACGATACGCTCAAAGATACGGAACGTATCCTTCCGACGAGCAAGGTCTTGAGGCGCTGGTGGAAAAACCGACAACCGGAGAGGTTCCCGAAGATTGGAAACCGATCCTGACCAAAAAAGCGGCCATCAACGATCCTTGGGGAAGCGCCTATAAATTAAAGAGGGACGCGAACGGGGACGTTCAACTTGTAACCCTGGGTAAGGATAAAAAAGAAGGCGGAGAAGGTAAGAATGCTGACTTTAACATCCTCAACGAAGACGAATATCCTTCCGACTTCCGCAGAAAATAA
- a CDS encoding pilus assembly FimT family protein, with the protein MKTRSIRKGFTLIELIVVVAILAGLISILASTAANFIIPSGSDAAQTLKQAAEFCYRKSILTNTTMVLELDIDNDTYSVKKLVRDESGLKENLVFKPKKLPYTSEIIDITDIRGFRYTKGIVKVPYTYLGISADYSVHLGNDPSIYRTLILYRYGGKVSILEGEQFHTSSNLATDKNWKEQDENEQQQP; encoded by the coding sequence ATGAAAACACGTAGTATCCGGAAAGGATTCACCCTGATCGAGTTAATCGTAGTCGTCGCGATCCTCGCCGGGTTGATTAGCATTCTTGCAAGTACGGCCGCGAACTTCATCATTCCGTCGGGAAGCGACGCGGCGCAAACACTCAAACAAGCGGCGGAATTCTGTTATCGAAAATCCATCCTGACGAATACGACTATGGTTTTGGAATTGGACATCGACAACGACACGTATTCCGTTAAAAAACTGGTTCGGGACGAGAGCGGTTTAAAGGAAAATCTAGTATTCAAACCCAAAAAACTTCCGTATACGTCCGAAATCATAGACATTACCGACATTCGCGGCTTTCGTTATACGAAAGGAATCGTCAAGGTTCCTTACACCTATTTAGGAATTTCCGCGGATTACAGCGTTCATTTAGGAAACGATCCTTCAATTTATAGAACTTTGATCCTATACCGATATGGAGGAAAGGTTTCCATCCTGGAAGGAGAACAATTTCACACTTCTTCCAACCTCGCAACCGATAAGAATTGGAAAGAACAGGATGAAAACGAACAGCAGCAACCGTAA
- a CDS encoding type II secretion system protein: protein MKTNSSNRKFSSSTSVRKVPSITLVENFSFLYSLIKPKKKKRSFRKGFNLIEVSIALALAGMAMTYTYMVISNGIRQQRMAAVVSNAVHLAKIKMAQIDSVSVLQSDKTTGEIPGYPGYSFETQIGEEDMDLLKLAGKEGQKPEDLLGGRDSEMNKLIMRRSGQANQGASTAGIIRVFRIKVTIKYPTGSGTESYTAETFKSAQY from the coding sequence ATGAAAACGAACAGCAGCAACCGTAAATTTTCATCTTCAACTTCGGTCCGGAAAGTTCCGTCCATAACCTTGGTCGAAAACTTTTCATTTTTATATTCTTTAATAAAACCGAAAAAAAAGAAAAGGTCCTTTCGAAAAGGATTCAACCTGATCGAAGTTTCGATCGCTCTGGCGCTCGCCGGAATGGCGATGACTTACACGTATATGGTGATCTCGAACGGAATCAGACAACAGAGAATGGCGGCCGTCGTTTCCAACGCGGTGCATCTCGCCAAAATCAAAATGGCTCAAATCGATTCAGTCTCCGTTCTTCAATCCGACAAAACCACGGGAGAAATTCCCGGTTATCCGGGTTACAGCTTCGAAACTCAGATCGGCGAAGAGGATATGGACCTTCTCAAACTCGCGGGAAAAGAAGGACAAAAGCCGGAAGATCTTTTGGGAGGAAGGGACTCCGAGATGAACAAATTGATCATGAGGCGATCGGGTCAAGCGAACCAAGGAGCTTCCACTGCCGGTATCATCCGCGTGTTTCGGATCAAGGTGACGATCAAATATCCGACCGGAAGCGGAACGGAATCCTATACGGCCGAAACGTTTAAGTCGGCGCAATATTAA
- a CDS encoding type II secretion system protein GspJ produces the protein MVVMILGVIFTGIFSTYYTSLRISRESSSPGGAAKRDILLAMENIRSTLAMTYFHQTQRRLIFIGRNDGRGLDRRDRLDFAATHPNSEETSMPEVREVSFYLKPMLDTPDYYALIRREDEMVDRYPKSGGTEYTLLTHVKSFQLKYSRTGAKWEDEWDSKLTKVLPRLIRVEMIVNTGKKEVRYETLAFPGILFK, from the coding sequence ATCGTTGTGATGATCTTAGGAGTGATCTTTACGGGAATTTTTTCCACGTATTACACTTCGCTTCGGATTTCACGGGAATCATCTTCTCCCGGAGGAGCGGCGAAACGGGATATTCTTTTGGCGATGGAAAATATCCGGAGCACGCTCGCGATGACGTATTTTCACCAGACGCAGAGAAGACTCATCTTTATCGGCAGAAACGACGGGCGGGGACTTGATCGAAGAGACAGACTCGATTTCGCCGCTACTCATCCCAACTCCGAAGAAACGTCCATGCCCGAAGTACGGGAAGTTTCCTTTTATCTCAAACCCATGCTCGACACGCCGGATTATTACGCTCTCATTCGAAGAGAAGACGAAATGGTGGACCGTTATCCGAAATCGGGCGGGACCGAATATACGTTGTTAACCCATGTGAAAAGTTTTCAACTCAAGTATTCCAGAACGGGGGCGAAATGGGAAGACGAATGGGATTCCAAACTCACCAAGGTTCTTCCGAGATTGATTCGTGTGGAGATGATCGTAAATACCGGTAAAAAGGAGGTCCGTTATGAAACTCTCGCGTTTCCCGGAATTCTTTTTAAATAA
- a CDS encoding type II secretion system minor pseudopilin translates to MKLSRFPEFFLNNMQFFLTDTKNFLFRSKSSIERTFEKIFFSHKRNFRRSRSGFMVVILVMAIGTASFYTATEFGERSLGERRIAQADADGFRALLLAKAGFQGALGALKKIPEEYLYKSGIALNPPPLPMGGGTIYYKISSEDGKINLNSLLNQDDNQQNLRSVEMVARLFDKLGIKREKIFPIFDWLDTDLQETGGGAEDLYYSSLKPPRKNKNSFMYSVSELVSVKGFDRDLVYGSLKPADFDQKYSKAFQSDEEKALIGDSDFVLANNITAYIPSGQNSDDRINLNAAPYFVLMSLSDFMTKQAAMRILKFKLEQGGFIKELKDIEKFQEFQIPTAGGLTLYKELAGEGTDVSGGRVKTKGEIFRIVAVGQVGKTIRRITGIFDLTNSQMLYYMED, encoded by the coding sequence ATGAAACTCTCGCGTTTCCCGGAATTCTTTTTAAATAACATGCAATTTTTCTTAACTGATACGAAGAACTTTCTTTTTCGATCGAAGAGTTCCATCGAACGGACTTTCGAAAAAATTTTCTTCTCGCACAAAAGAAATTTTCGAAGATCAAGATCGGGATTTATGGTCGTCATTCTCGTGATGGCGATCGGAACCGCTTCGTTTTATACCGCCACCGAATTCGGCGAACGTTCCTTAGGGGAAAGAAGGATCGCGCAAGCGGATGCCGACGGTTTCCGCGCGCTGCTTCTCGCAAAGGCCGGTTTTCAAGGTGCGCTCGGAGCTCTGAAAAAGATTCCGGAAGAATATCTGTACAAAAGCGGTATCGCTTTGAATCCGCCGCCTCTGCCGATGGGCGGGGGAACGATCTATTATAAGATCAGCTCCGAAGACGGAAAGATCAATCTGAATTCTTTGCTGAACCAGGACGACAACCAGCAGAACCTTCGTTCGGTGGAAATGGTCGCTCGGCTTTTCGACAAGTTAGGAATCAAACGTGAAAAGATTTTTCCGATCTTCGATTGGCTCGATACCGATCTGCAGGAAACGGGCGGAGGCGCGGAGGACTTGTATTATTCTTCCCTAAAACCTCCTCGGAAGAATAAGAATTCCTTTATGTATTCCGTTTCCGAACTCGTATCCGTAAAAGGTTTTGACAGGGATCTCGTTTACGGTTCCTTGAAACCCGCGGATTTCGATCAAAAATATTCCAAGGCGTTTCAATCCGACGAGGAGAAGGCGTTGATCGGCGACAGCGATTTCGTCTTAGCGAACAACATAACGGCATACATCCCTTCGGGCCAAAACTCGGACGATAGAATCAACTTGAACGCCGCGCCATATTTTGTTTTGATGTCTTTATCCGATTTTATGACCAAACAGGCGGCCATGAGAATTCTCAAATTCAAATTGGAGCAGGGCGGTTTTATCAAGGAACTGAAGGACATAGAAAAATTTCAGGAATTCCAGATTCCCACCGCGGGCGGTTTGACCCTTTACAAAGAACTCGCGGGCGAAGGAACGGACGTCTCCGGCGGCAGGGTTAAGACCAAGGGAGAAATCTTTCGAATCGTTGCCGTGGGTCAGGTGGGAAAAACGATTCGAAGAATCACGGGAATCTTCGATCTGACAAACAGCCAAATGCTCTATTACATGGAAGACTAA
- the pilM gene encoding pilus assembly protein PilM has protein sequence MFIYDQFLAIDYGTSTIKGVLFQKVLGKLSILRSEIMSISHGEEDEYRHNVLRFINSYFPGETSIVLNLPLDRLFVRELHIPLTTVKAIREVIPFEVENRIPFPMETVEVTGSIWRIDQEKSDVIAYSAHHSELDFITAPFLGSNIVFRGLFVDSVSLSSVIAEHTNKEITYKNCAQADIGGRITILNILTEGKVAHTRYIAMGGDTLTEQIASDLKIPFEKAEAIKLSLQFEPFSGEEDGLNLFAKEFKLKVADIKKAFQSASKFTEKLSSEIHRSIVSMNETERPEVLYLSGGGSKVRGIESVLGDALGLITRRYDFLSLDGDTFSTCFGMGYHFGFAKKDKIDFIDTPHVKRINKNILNFDQFRPHLIFSGISLFILITVFFVGIVIDKRKLSASDKMLAEKFQRGFGRTAPEDVDILEYATKLKNEEKKKTEIYRLYLSKPSILDILFELSMNFPASDMQPFQLDQFDYDQDLVKIGGRVNEFSEIGVVQRSLEKSPLFKDIEVTNKRLMQGVKAYKVSFTITMKVVNKPVSSEESF, from the coding sequence ATGTTCATTTACGATCAATTTCTCGCAATCGACTACGGAACGAGCACGATCAAAGGAGTTCTCTTTCAAAAGGTCCTCGGAAAGCTGAGCATTCTACGTTCCGAAATCATGAGCATCTCCCACGGAGAAGAGGACGAATACAGACACAACGTTCTTCGGTTTATCAATTCCTATTTTCCGGGAGAGACGAGTATCGTTCTTAATCTTCCGCTCGATCGTTTGTTTGTGCGCGAGCTTCACATTCCGTTGACTACGGTAAAAGCGATCCGGGAAGTCATTCCTTTCGAAGTCGAAAACAGAATCCCGTTCCCGATGGAAACCGTGGAAGTGACGGGAAGCATTTGGAGAATCGATCAGGAAAAATCGGACGTCATCGCGTATTCGGCTCATCACAGCGAACTCGATTTTATCACCGCTCCGTTTCTCGGCAGCAATATCGTCTTTCGCGGTTTATTCGTAGATTCGGTGAGTTTGTCTTCGGTGATTGCGGAACACACGAACAAAGAAATCACGTATAAGAATTGCGCGCAAGCCGACATCGGCGGAAGAATCACGATTTTAAATATTCTCACCGAAGGAAAGGTCGCACACACGAGATATATCGCCATGGGAGGAGACACTCTCACGGAGCAAATCGCGTCCGATCTTAAGATTCCGTTTGAAAAAGCGGAAGCGATCAAACTCTCTCTTCAATTCGAACCGTTTTCAGGGGAAGAGGACGGTCTCAATCTTTTCGCAAAAGAATTCAAACTCAAAGTCGCGGACATTAAAAAAGCGTTTCAAAGCGCGTCGAAGTTCACCGAAAAACTTTCGTCCGAAATCCATCGAAGCATCGTTTCGATGAACGAAACCGAAAGACCGGAAGTATTGTATCTTTCCGGCGGAGGAAGCAAGGTTCGGGGAATCGAATCCGTTTTGGGCGACGCGCTCGGGCTTATCACTCGACGTTACGATTTTCTTTCGTTGGACGGTGATACGTTCTCTACTTGTTTCGGAATGGGTTATCATTTCGGTTTTGCGAAAAAGGACAAGATCGACTTCATCGACACTCCTCACGTCAAACGTATCAACAAGAACATTCTCAATTTCGATCAATTCCGTCCTCATTTGATTTTTTCGGGAATTTCTTTGTTCATTCTCATCACAGTCTTTTTCGTGGGCATCGTTATCGACAAAAGAAAACTCAGTGCGAGCGACAAAATGCTCGCCGAAAAATTCCAACGCGGCTTCGGCAGAACAGCTCCGGAAGACGTAGATATATTAGAATATGCAACTAAACTCAAGAACGAAGAGAAAAAGAAGACCGAGATCTACAGACTTTACCTGAGTAAACCGAGCATTCTCGACATTCTTTTCGAACTTTCGATGAACTTTCCCGCATCCGATATGCAACCGTTCCAATTGGATCAGTTCGACTACGATCAGGATCTGGTCAAAATTGGGGGAAGAGTCAACGAATTCAGCGAGATCGGGGTGGTCCAAAGATCGCTCGAAAAATCTCCCCTATTCAAAGACATAGAGGTCACAAACAAACGATTGATGCAGGGAGTGAAGGCTTATAAGGTTTCCTTTACGATTACGATGAAGGTAGTGAACAAACCGGTCTCTTCCGAGGAGTCCTTTTAA
- the gspN gene encoding type II secretion system protein GspN yields the protein MKKEEEYQEETALTREEEEFLTLELQEEEEEATPRFTLKQKLILVGTGVFSFFIFTLWLFPLDEIIRSSLNSSSSQTGTIINFRDMSISILGNVTLDTLEINTPSNLKIKTEETVLKTSLFGLMKRKFDGKFKIESLKIDTENGPLMKVPRVEGQGKFENLNGGIARIVGNLDLEIPPAPSAGMIMGLPEIPLLGELKNITIKKFLTKINLQGGNLIFNDFTLDTSIARFDITGNIRLSDNISFSQLNLRICLELDRNFALERQDIEDMLTLLEKQSGSKCIPIMGTINKPEAKIPGLTGPPGSP from the coding sequence ATGAAAAAAGAAGAAGAATATCAGGAGGAAACGGCTCTTACTCGTGAAGAGGAAGAATTCCTGACCCTCGAACTTCAGGAAGAGGAAGAAGAGGCGACCCCGCGTTTTACTCTCAAACAAAAACTCATCCTCGTCGGGACGGGAGTTTTCTCTTTTTTCATTTTTACTCTTTGGCTTTTTCCTTTGGATGAAATCATTCGCAGTTCCTTGAACTCGTCTTCTTCCCAAACCGGAACCATCATCAATTTCCGCGACATGAGCATTTCCATTTTAGGAAACGTTACTCTCGATACACTTGAAATCAATACGCCTTCCAACTTGAAAATCAAAACGGAAGAAACCGTTTTGAAAACCTCCTTGTTCGGTTTAATGAAACGAAAGTTCGACGGGAAATTCAAAATCGAAAGTCTAAAAATCGACACGGAAAACGGACCCTTGATGAAGGTTCCGCGTGTAGAGGGTCAGGGAAAATTCGAAAACTTAAACGGAGGAATCGCGAGGATCGTAGGCAACCTCGATCTGGAAATTCCACCGGCTCCTTCGGCGGGAATGATCATGGGTTTACCCGAAATTCCTCTGCTCGGGGAATTAAAAAATATCACGATCAAAAAGTTTCTCACGAAGATCAATCTACAAGGCGGGAATCTAATCTTTAACGATTTCACTTTGGATACTTCGATCGCACGCTTCGATATCACGGGAAACATTCGTTTATCCGATAACATTTCCTTTTCTCAGCTCAATCTTAGAATCTGTCTCGAACTCGATCGCAATTTCGCGTTGGAAAGACAGGACATAGAAGACATGCTGACCCTTTTGGAAAAACAAAGCGGCAGTAAATGTATTCCGATCATGGGAACGATCAACAAACCGGAAGCCAAGATTCCCGGATTGACCGGACCGCCGGGGAGTCCTTAA
- a CDS encoding D-Ala-D-Ala carboxypeptidase family metallohydrolase translates to MFLKERKVFDVVPVEQLLRQGTDWRQTKSRPFAIPPQEFWLNIVPTLKVIRDLILPRIGPITVVSGFREGDYNEKAGGAKSSRHLLFSAVDMIPDREIERDELKRRLLILWEKNGADRKIGLGLYSRNRFHIDTNGFRKWEK, encoded by the coding sequence ATGTTTCTTAAAGAACGTAAAGTTTTCGATGTGGTTCCCGTCGAACAGCTTCTGAGACAAGGCACCGATTGGAGACAAACGAAAAGCCGACCTTTCGCGATTCCACCCCAAGAGTTCTGGTTGAACATCGTACCGACTTTAAAAGTCATTCGAGATTTGATTCTTCCCCGAATCGGCCCCATAACGGTAGTTTCCGGTTTTCGAGAAGGGGACTATAACGAAAAAGCCGGCGGGGCGAAATCCAGTCGGCACCTTCTTTTTTCCGCCGTAGATATGATCCCCGATCGTGAAATCGAACGAGACGAGTTGAAACGACGCCTTTTGATACTTTGGGAAAAGAACGGAGCCGATCGAAAGATCGGACTCGGTTTGTATTCTCGAAATCGATTTCATATCGACACGAACGGTTTTCGTAAGTGGGAGAAATAA
- a CDS encoding LIC10774 family surface protein codes for MKRLFLLCLSIILLLGNCSNEKENRESELTLLSGIIDSTDLRIPNPDSYNSQLILIRTPIYVNKTTGNDSWPGSQAAPLRTITKALALANGQNNIYIAPGEYSDRTGEIFPIRIPDGVSLIGDELGRGLGFSIHYDDTLEDMPVLKPTTIQFYGDDLGEAILPGKNSTIAGFNLPNPIALRTYNVKIRNNTLSQGIGIFNTSSSQPSGGHWISGNFIGSKKAPDYNDLFGIFFEETTDENKVENNRIYRNRYGIVIRPGAKVDLGGGSRGSVGNNTISCSLEIDLTLLIEPGNRLYAVNNRWDHDVPTYSVGSTYKPGIDIYAPPPYGTIDIGGYSLASNPCN; via the coding sequence ATGAAACGACTTTTTTTACTCTGCCTCAGCATAATTTTACTGTTAGGTAACTGCTCCAATGAAAAAGAAAATAGAGAATCCGAACTAACGCTACTATCCGGAATTATTGACTCAACGGATTTAAGAATTCCTAATCCTGACAGTTATAACTCACAACTAATCCTTATCCGAACTCCCATCTATGTAAACAAAACAACCGGAAATGACAGTTGGCCTGGATCACAAGCTGCGCCGCTTCGAACCATCACGAAGGCGTTGGCTTTAGCCAACGGCCAAAATAATATCTATATTGCTCCCGGTGAATACTCCGATCGCACCGGAGAAATATTCCCGATTCGAATTCCAGATGGGGTCTCTTTGATCGGGGATGAATTAGGGAGAGGTCTTGGTTTTTCAATACATTATGACGATACTTTGGAGGATATGCCCGTTCTGAAACCCACCACGATTCAATTTTATGGAGATGATCTTGGAGAAGCTATCCTGCCGGGTAAGAATTCTACAATTGCTGGATTTAATTTACCAAATCCGATCGCTTTGAGAACCTACAACGTTAAAATTCGAAACAATACGTTATCTCAAGGAATCGGAATTTTTAATACAAGCAGTAGCCAACCGTCCGGTGGACATTGGATCAGCGGAAATTTCATCGGGTCCAAAAAAGCACCCGACTATAACGACTTATTCGGTATCTTCTTTGAAGAAACTACGGATGAAAATAAAGTTGAAAACAATAGAATCTATCGAAACCGATATGGGATTGTGATCCGGCCTGGCGCTAAAGTAGATTTAGGAGGGGGTTCCCGAGGAAGCGTCGGTAACAACACTATTTCCTGTAGCTTAGAAATAGACTTAACACTTTTAATCGAACCAGGAAATCGACTTTATGCAGTAAATAACCGATGGGATCACGATGTTCCAACGTATTCTGTCGGATCCACTTACAAACCAGGAATAGATATCTACGCCCCGCCTCCGTACGGCACTATAGATATTGGAGGATACTCTTTAGCTTCTAATCCTTGCAACTGA